Proteins from a single region of Candidatus Marinimicrobia bacterium CG08_land_8_20_14_0_20_45_22:
- a CDS encoding four helix bundle protein, whose amino-acid sequence MANINYSFATLDAWKFARELRKDFSEFAKSLPASEKHQLIDQITRASRSVTANIAEGQGRYHFQENIRFCRQARGSLFELIDHLTVAVDENYINQEKFDEFVGKVLFVVKVLNGYIKFLKDQKLNDKISEPDGPYLTQNHNQSTKADKPNQLNQPNQPNQHNLPNQPIP is encoded by the coding sequence ATGGCAAACATCAATTATTCCTTTGCCACACTGGATGCCTGGAAATTTGCGCGGGAATTGAGGAAAGATTTTTCTGAATTTGCTAAATCATTACCGGCGAGTGAAAAGCATCAATTGATTGACCAAATTACCCGCGCTTCAAGATCGGTTACTGCAAATATTGCCGAAGGCCAGGGCAGATACCACTTTCAGGAAAACATCCGGTTTTGCAGGCAAGCGCGAGGCTCGCTTTTTGAATTGATCGATCACCTGACGGTCGCGGTTGATGAAAACTATATCAATCAGGAAAAATTCGATGAGTTTGTTGGAAAAGTCCTTTTTGTCGTTAAGGTTCTCAATGGATATATTAAGTTTTTAAAAGACCAAAAACTGAACGATAAAATCTCCGAACCCGATGGACCTTATCTTACTCAAAACCATAATCAATCCACCAAAGCGGACAAGCCTAATCAACTCAATCAACCCAATCAACCCAATCAACATAATCTACCTAATCAACCAATCCCATGA